A region from the Eublepharis macularius isolate TG4126 chromosome 13, MPM_Emac_v1.0, whole genome shotgun sequence genome encodes:
- the POU3F4 gene encoding POU domain, class 3, transcription factor 4, translated as MATAASNPYSLLGSGALVHGGEAAGMQQGSPFRGAPKLLQSDYLQGVPSNGHPLGHHWVTSLSDAGPWAASLGGGGGGGGEQPDVKPGREDLQLGALLHHRGGHPSPHQPPAWGASPAHSNAALASNVYAQAGFAVGGMLEHGGLTPPPPPPPAAVTPQGLHPGLRGEAPAEHGELGGPHCAEHSDEETPTSDELEQFAKQFKQRRIKLGFTQADVGLALGTLYGNVFSQTTICRFEALQLSFKNMCKLKPLLNKWLEEADSSTGSPTSIDKIAAQGRKRKKRTSIEVSVKGVLETHFLKCPKPAAQEISSLADSLQLEKEVVRVWFCNRRQKEKRMTPPGEPPPPPPPPHEVYSHSVKTDASCHDL; from the coding sequence ATGGCCACGGCCGCCTCCAACCCCTACAGCCTGCTGGGCTCGGGCGCGCTGGTGCACGGCGGCGAGGCGGCGGGCATGCAGCAGGGGAGCCCCTTCCGCGGCGCGCCCAAACTTCTGCAAAGTGACTACTTGCAAGGCGTGCCCAGCAACGGGCATCCGCTGGGCCACCACTGGGTGACCAGCCTGAGCGACGCGGGGCCCTGGGCGGCCTCgctgggcggcggcggcggcggcggcggggagcAGCCCGACGTCAAGCCCGGCCGCGAGGACCTGCAGCTGGGCGCGCTGCTGCACCACCGCGGCGGCCACCCCTCGCCCCACCAGCCGCCCGCCTGGGGCGCCAGCCCGGCGCACAGCAACGCGGCGCTGGCCTCCAACGTCTACGCGCAGGCCGGCTTCGCGGTGGGCGGCATGCTGGAGCACGGCGGCCTgaccccgccgccgccgccgccgccggccgcCGTGACGCCGCAGGGGCTGCACCCGGGGCTGCGCGGCGAGGCGCCGGCCGAGCACGGCGAGCTGGGCGGCCCGCACTGCGCCGAGCACTCGGACGAGGAGACGCCCACGTCGGACGAGCTGGAGCAGTTCGCCAAGCAGTTCAAGCAGCGGCGCATCAAGCTGGGCTTCACGCAGGCCGACGTGGGGCTGGCGCTGGGCACCCTGTACGGCAACGTCTTCTCGCAGACCACCATCTGCCGCTTCGAGGCCCTGCAGCTCAGCTTCAAGAACATGTGCAAGCTCAAGCCGCTGCTGAACAAGTGGCTCGAGGAGGCCGACTCCTCCACCGGCAGCCCCACCAGCATCGACAAGATCGCCGCGCAGGGCCGCAAGCGCAAGAAGCGCACCTCCATCGAGGTGAGCGTCAAGGGCGTGCTGGAGACGCACTTTCTGAAATGCCCCAAGCCGGCCGCCCAGGAGATCTCCTCGCTGGCCGACAGCCTGCAGCTCGAGAAGGAGGTCGTGCGCGTCTGGTTCTGCAACCGGCGGCAGAAGGAGAAGCGCATGACGCCGCCCggggagccgccgccgccgccgccgccgccccacgAGGTCTACTCGCACAGTGTCAAAACGGACGCCTCTTGCCACGACCTTTGA